One genomic segment of Deinococcus sp. YIM 134068 includes these proteins:
- a CDS encoding ribonuclease J, translating into MTQPEQDARTPQTGQQAGPEQTAHLEVIPLGGMGEIGKNITAYRYGDEIMVVDGGLAFPDAHQMGIDLIIPRIDYLQQHAALIKGWILTHGHEDHIGGLPYILPRLPRVPVYGAPLTLGLVREKLAEFGVGGGDVDLREVDLNAKVRIGKSFHVEFIRMTHSIPDNAGYILTTPVGRVVHTGDFKLDEEPSDGKLSDLGRIEQAGKEGVLLLISDSTNAERPGRTVSEAEVTRNLEDVISKCRGRVFMTTFASNVHRIGNVIQIAHRQSRRVVMEGRSMLKYAQVAQGLGYMDLPEPLLTNEEVGNLQDQQVLYVCTGSQGQPMSVLSRLAFGTHAKIALRRGDSVILSSNPIPGNEEAVNLVINRLYEIGVDVYYPPTYRVHASGHGSQEELATILNLARPKFFLPWHGEPRHQINHARLAQTLPRPPKRTLIAKNGDVVRLGPDEFKVTGTVPAGAVYVDGLGVGDIGDDILLDRVSMSQEGILIMTAVLHPTPHVEIVSRGFVRANRDLDNQIRKVALEAVEGGMREKKRLEDVRDDMYGAVRRFVRKVTGRNPVLIPMIVD; encoded by the coding sequence ATGACCCAACCAGAACAAGACGCCCGGACCCCCCAGACGGGGCAGCAGGCCGGGCCGGAGCAGACCGCCCACCTCGAAGTCATTCCGCTCGGCGGCATGGGCGAGATCGGCAAGAACATCACCGCGTACCGCTACGGCGACGAGATCATGGTGGTGGACGGCGGCCTCGCCTTCCCCGACGCGCACCAGATGGGCATCGACCTGATCATCCCGCGCATCGACTACCTCCAGCAGCACGCCGCGCTGATCAAGGGCTGGATTCTCACCCACGGCCACGAGGACCACATCGGCGGCCTGCCCTATATCCTGCCCCGGCTGCCGCGCGTGCCCGTGTACGGCGCGCCCCTGACCCTCGGCCTCGTGCGCGAGAAGCTCGCGGAGTTCGGGGTGGGGGGCGGCGACGTGGACCTGCGCGAGGTGGACCTGAACGCCAAGGTCCGCATCGGCAAGAGCTTCCACGTGGAGTTCATCCGCATGACCCACTCCATCCCCGACAACGCGGGGTACATCCTGACCACGCCGGTCGGGCGGGTGGTGCATACGGGCGACTTCAAGCTCGACGAGGAACCCAGCGACGGCAAGCTCAGCGACCTCGGGCGCATCGAGCAGGCGGGCAAGGAGGGCGTGCTCCTCCTGATCAGCGACTCCACGAACGCCGAGCGACCGGGCCGCACCGTCAGCGAGGCGGAGGTGACGCGCAACCTGGAGGACGTGATTTCCAAGTGCCGGGGCCGCGTCTTCATGACGACCTTCGCCTCGAACGTGCACCGCATCGGGAACGTCATTCAGATCGCGCACCGCCAGAGCCGCCGGGTGGTGATGGAGGGCCGCTCGATGCTCAAGTACGCACAGGTGGCGCAGGGGTTGGGATACATGGACCTGCCCGAACCCCTGCTGACGAACGAGGAGGTCGGCAACCTTCAGGACCAGCAGGTGCTGTACGTCTGCACCGGGTCGCAGGGCCAGCCCATGAGCGTGCTGTCGCGCCTCGCCTTCGGCACCCACGCCAAGATCGCGCTGCGGCGGGGCGACTCGGTGATCCTGAGCAGCAACCCCATCCCCGGCAACGAGGAGGCCGTCAACCTCGTCATCAACCGCCTGTACGAGATCGGTGTGGACGTGTACTACCCGCCGACCTACCGGGTCCACGCCTCCGGGCACGGCTCGCAGGAGGAGCTGGCGACGATCCTCAACCTCGCCCGGCCCAAATTCTTCCTGCCGTGGCACGGCGAACCCCGCCACCAGATCAACCACGCCCGCCTCGCCCAGACGCTTCCCCGCCCGCCCAAGCGCACCCTCATCGCCAAGAACGGCGACGTGGTGCGGCTCGGCCCGGACGAGTTCAAGGTGACGGGCACGGTGCCCGCCGGGGCCGTGTACGTGGATGGCCTCGGCGTGGGCGACATCGGCGACGACATCCTGCTCGACCGCGTGAGCATGAGCCAGGAGGGCATCCTGATCATGACGGCGGTGCTGCACCCTACCCCCCACGTCGAGATCGTCTCGCGCGGCTTCGTGCGCGCCAACCGCGACCTCGACAACCAGATTCGCAAGGTGGCGCTGGAGGCCGTTGAAGGCGGAATGCGCGAGAAGAAGCGGCTGGAGGACGTGCGCGACGATATGTACGGGGCCGTGCGGAGGTTCGTCCGCAAGGTGACGGGGCGCAACCCGGTGCTGATCCCGATGATCGTGGACTGA